TTCCGGATATTCCAGTCAATAACGCCTAACCAGTAAATGTCTTCTGCGATTTCTATTGGTTTCATTTCTTCTCCCTACCTCTGAGTCACGAGATAATCAGAGGCTGCCAGGGCAGCCTTGGCCCCTTCGCCGGCAGCCACAATGACTTGTTTAAATGGTACATCCGTCACATCCCCGCAGGCAAAAACCCCAGCGACTCCTGTACGGCACCTGGAATCTATCGCAATCTCTCCAATACGATTCGTCTTCAAGGTATCCAGGACCAACTCGGAATTGGGCTGCAGCCCAATTTCTATGATGATTCCCTGCACATCGCGTTTTTTAACCTCACGGGTTTTCAATGACGCTATCTCAATGGCCTCAACGGCCGATTTACCCACAATCCGGAGAAACTCGTATTCGGTGAAAATCTCTACCTTCGGCGAAGCTATAACCTTGTCCTGGAGTAGCTGGTCACCAGTTAACGGCGTAAAAGAGACCATGTACACCTTCCGGGCCACCTTCACCAGATCGATAACAGCTTCAAGAGCCGAATTTCCACCGCCCGCCACTGCCACATCAAGGTCTGCAAATAATGGCGCATCGCAGGTAGAGCAATAAGTCACCCCCATACCGATCAATTCTTTTTCCCCCGGTACATTGAGCGGCCTGGGACTCTTTCCGGTGGCAATGATCACCGTCTTGGTAAAATATGTCTTCCCAGCACTTGTGATGACGTTCTTTATTTTTCCAAACAGCTCTATGGCTTTCACCTCAGCCCCTACGAGCTCTTCTACACCGTACTTTTGAACATGTTCATCAAACTTGGCGATAAGGTCGACCGTCTCTATGTGGCTAAAACCAAGGTAGTTATCCACATCGTAGGTCCAGGCTACCTGGCCCCCAATGTCTTTGCTCACAAGGAGGGTTTTGAGGATCTTTCTGGCCGCATAAATCGCAGCGCTCAGTCCGGCCGGTCCCCCACCGATAATGATCACATCATAGAGGCAAGAAAGCGGCCCTTCCAGAGTCTCCCCCAGTCTCTGATCCAACTCACCAGTGGCTTCGAGATGAACCAGATCACTGTATCCACCTACTGGTTCATCCCCGATCAGGATCTGCGGGACCGAACTGCTGCCCGTTTTTTCTCTCATCTTCTCCCAGGCTTTTGATCCTGGCCGGGCCTCAATTTCTTCATAACTGATTCCTCTTTCTGCCAGGAACGATTTTGCCTTGGCACAAAACGGGCATCCATCTGTAAAATAAATGGTTACGCTTGCCATAGTCTCCTCGACACTATTAGATCTCTGAGCTCTGGCTAAGGCAACTCACGGCCTGTTCAAGACGCGTCTGGTCAAAGCCCACCATCACTTCATTGCACACCGCTATCACGGGCACCCTGAGGGCGCCGCCGGATATTTTTCGCATTTCTGCCAGCGCTTCCTTGTCCTTAGTCACGTCATAGGCCGTGAACGCAATTCCCTTTTGCGAAAGGAACTCCTTTGCTCTCTTGCAATAGGGTCACGTCGGGGTCGTATAGATCTTTACCTCTTCTGGCATGACAATTTCCTCCGTAAGCCGGACAAGCCGGAACCGAAAAAGAGACAATTCATCACGAGGGCACCCCCCTTTCCAAGGCGAACGCCGCAACCAACAAAAAAAATATGATTTCGTGTTTTGCGGCATGCGCCTTAGGAAGAGGCGTGATTGTTTTCAGCTTTTTCTGGTTTTTGCTTGTTGACTAGCCTTCCTTTTCAAACTGGTCCTTTTCTGCCCCGCACACAGGACAGGTCCAATCATCCGGCAAGCCTTCAAACTTCGTTCCCGGCTCGATCCCATTGTCCGGGTCTCCCTCTACCGGATCATACACATACCCACAGACTGAACACACATACCGATCCATAATCTCTAACCTCCTTTCTACCCAAGCTGGAATTTACGCAGTCGCAATGAATTGCTCACAACAGAAACCGAGCTCATGGCCATGGCGGCCGCTGCAAAGACAGGATTCAAGAGGATCCCAAAGAACGGATACAATGCCCCGGCTGCAATGGGAATCCCCAGGGTGTTGTAAAAGAATGCCCAGAAAAGGTTCTGTTTGATTACTCTCATGGTCTGAAACGAAAGCTTGATGGCTGAAGGAACCGATCGCAAATCATCTCTCATCAGGGTGATATCGCTGGCTTCCATGGCTACATCTGTCCCGGCGCCGATGGCGATCCCGATGTCGGCCGTTGTGAGAGCCGGCCCATCGTTAATACCGTCTCCCACCATAGCGACGACCTGACCCTTGCCCTGCAGGCGTCTTATCTCATCGGCCTTATCACCTGGAAGCACCTCGGCGAGTATCTGATCGATGCCGACTACATCAGCAACGGCTCGGGCTGTTTTTTCATTATCTCCGGTGATCATGGCGACATTCAAACCCATCTCCTTTAGCCTGGAAACGGTTGCCCGTGCAGACGCCTTGGGTATGTCTGAAAGGGCAATAAGGCCAAGAACACGGCCTGCCTCGGCCACAAAAACACACGTCTTGCCATCACTG
This is a stretch of genomic DNA from Deltaproteobacteria bacterium. It encodes these proteins:
- a CDS encoding FAD-dependent oxidoreductase, which gives rise to MREKTGSSSVPQILIGDEPVGGYSDLVHLEATGELDQRLGETLEGPLSCLYDVIIIGGGPAGLSAAIYAARKILKTLLVSKDIGGQVAWTYDVDNYLGFSHIETVDLIAKFDEHVQKYGVEELVGAEVKAIELFGKIKNVITSAGKTYFTKTVIIATGKSPRPLNVPGEKELIGMGVTYCSTCDAPLFADLDVAVAGGGNSALEAVIDLVKVARKVYMVSFTPLTGDQLLQDKVIASPKVEIFTEYEFLRIVGKSAVEAIEIASLKTREVKKRDVQGIIIEIGLQPNSELVLDTLKTNRIGEIAIDSRCRTGVAGVFACGDVTDVPFKQVIVAAGEGAKAALAASDYLVTQR
- a CDS encoding rubredoxin, with protein sequence MDRYVCSVCGYVYDPVEGDPDNGIEPGTKFEGLPDDWTCPVCGAEKDQFEKEG